One genomic region from Populus nigra chromosome 8, ddPopNigr1.1, whole genome shotgun sequence encodes:
- the LOC133701512 gene encoding putative UPF0481 protein At3g02645 encodes MSSHQPIMPCTCSNSYFDEYQWVINIGRALEKELEEDGDESPVCIFTVPKTLMSSDPDSYTPQQLSLGPYHYRRAGLHEMERYKLSAAKKLQNQLQSHRFENLVEQLIKLEPQIRACYHKYLDFNAETLAWMMALDVSFLLEFLQIYSVRETKMLSRAPSGMSHLLDYSKRKSAHHVILRDMVMLENQVPQFILRKVLEFQYMSAELADEMLLSMVIGLAKELSPFKMIEVPKTTKVLEHSHLLDFLYDIIVPKVEGPIEIVLEEVADQIVSDNQQEEERSGVDSSYVKQLLTVTWNMVSQLKITPVRLLKNISSANSAVAIKLKLSRTILSKLKNPDDRENEDSSTSTNKPPLVEEITIPSVTQLSKYGVSFIPTKGNISTVAFDKEKAAFHLPTISLDSNSEVMFRNLVAYEISSASGPLLFTRYIELMNGIVDTEEDARLLRESGIILNRLKSDEEVANMLNGMSNCKCIRLTKAPFLDKVIEDVNKYYDSLWMVRMKRFMKRSVFSSWQYLTMLAAILLFLLMAMEVFCSFYQCARIFHVDILNTTSS; translated from the coding sequence ATGTCTTCCCACCAGCCCATCATGCCATGCACTTGTTCGAATTCGTATTTCGACGAGTATCAATGGGTCATTAACATCGGACGAGCACTCGAGAAAGAGCTTGAAGAGGATGGTGATGAAAGCCCGGTGTGCATTTTTACTGTCCCCAAGACCTTAATGTCTTCCGATCCCGACTCTTATACTCCACAACAACTTTCACTAGGCCCTTACCATTACCGGCGTGCTGGTCTTCACGAGATGGAGAGGTATAAGCTGTCAGCAGCCAAGAAACTGCAGAACCAACTTCAAAGCCACAGATTTGAAAATCTTGTCGAGCAGTTGATAAAGCTTGAACCACAGATTAGGGCATGCTACCACAAGTACTTGGATTTTAATGCTGAGACGCTAGCGTGGATGATGGCTTTGGATGTTTCGTTCTTGCTTGagtttcttcaaatttattctGTCAGAGAAACTAAGATGTTATCGAGGGCCCCGTCAGGAATGTCTCATTTGCTTGATTATTCGAAGAGGAAATCGGCTCATCATGTTATTCTCAGAGATATGGTGATGCTCGAGAATCAAGTTCCACAATTTATATTGAGAAAGGTGCTAGAGTTTCAATACATGTCGGCTGAATTAGCTGATGAAATGCTGCTGTCCATGGTTATAGGATTAGCTAAAGAGCTCTCTCCTTTCAAGATGATCGAGGTGCCAAAGACTACGAAAGTCTTGGAGCATTCCCACTTGCTAGACTTCTTGTATGACATTATCGTGCCCAAAGTGGAAGGACCGATCGAGATAGTACTTGAAGAAGTTGCAGATCAGATCGTAAGCGATAATCAGCAAGAAGAAGAACGATCTGGGGTAGATTCAAGTTACGTGAAACAACTCCTCACCGTGACTTGGAATATGGTTTCACAACTAAAGATAACCCCAGTACGTTTGCTCAAGAACATTTCATCAGCTAATTCAGCCGTGGCGATCAAGTTGAAATTGTCTAGGACAATCCtatccaaactcaaaaatccTGATGACCGTGAAAATGAGGACTCCAGCACAAGCACGAACAAGCCACCACTGGTAGAAGAGATCACAATTCCTTCGGTCACCCAGCTCTCAAAATATGGTGTTTCCTTCATCCCTACAAAGGGTAACATCTCAACCGTTGCTTTCGACAAAGAGAAGGCTGCATTTCACCTGCCCACAATTAGTTTAGATTCAAATAGTGAGGTGATGTTCAGAAACTTGGTAGCATATGAAATATCAAGTGCATCAGGGCCCTTGCTTTTTACTCGATACATAGAACTGATGAATGGGATCGTCGACACGGAGGAGGATGCAAGATTGCTTAGAGAAAGCGGCATTATTTTGAACCGTTTGAAGAGTGATGAAGAAGTGGCCAATATGCTGAATGGGATGAGCAACTGCAAGTGCATTAGATTGACGAAAGCTCCATTCTTAGATAAGGTGATTGAAGACGTGAACAAGTATTATGATAGCCTATGGATGGTAAGGATGAAAAGATTCATGAAGCGGTCTGTGTTCTCTTCATGGCAATATCTCACCATGTTGGCCGCCATTTTGCTCTTTCTCTTAATGGCCATGGAAGTGTTCTGCTCATTTTATCAATGCGCTCGCATCTTTCACGTTGATATTTTGAACACTACCTCATCATAA